A portion of the Mycobacterium paraseoulense genome contains these proteins:
- a CDS encoding ATP-grasp domain-containing protein produces the protein MSGSSRKTVLITFGRSFLALHLARLLGAAGHDVLISDSVPLPITRFSSSATKTFRTPRPRYEPVEWTRAVARIATEQGVDMVVPVHEGTEILANTIKRHPDLFPDGCKLFFSDFDLEARLENKYEFQAALSRRGLPTLDFALVRNQQELETLDFDQPFALKPVYSRGSQDVHKVRPGELPRGLSFTAENPWIAQEWASGTNYCSYSVCHNGQVKAHAVYPVSYAIDGTSCLTFESIRHDGITAWVRDCVKAFNFTGQIGLDFIEVPGRGLFSVECNPRSTSGILLFDPATGVDRAFFGVNDEVITPEPGARKMLGPGMLMYGWRKSSLDGNTFRGFLRDYRRTDGVIFSRRDPLPSLALPLAMGNILAEAARYRVNIPEAFMHDHEWDGSPLPA, from the coding sequence ATGTCCGGGAGCAGCCGGAAGACCGTGCTGATTACCTTTGGGCGGTCGTTCCTGGCGCTGCACCTGGCCCGCCTGCTGGGTGCGGCCGGGCACGACGTGCTGATCTCGGACTCGGTGCCGTTGCCGATCACCAGGTTCTCCTCCTCGGCCACGAAGACGTTTCGCACACCGCGGCCGCGGTATGAACCGGTCGAGTGGACGCGGGCCGTCGCGCGCATCGCCACCGAGCAGGGCGTGGACATGGTCGTGCCGGTCCATGAGGGGACCGAAATCCTGGCGAACACGATCAAGCGACACCCCGACCTGTTCCCCGACGGCTGCAAGTTGTTTTTCTCCGATTTCGATCTCGAGGCCCGGCTGGAGAACAAGTACGAGTTCCAGGCCGCGCTGAGCAGGCGCGGCCTGCCCACCCTCGACTTCGCGCTGGTCCGCAATCAACAGGAGCTGGAGACGCTGGATTTCGACCAGCCCTTTGCGCTCAAGCCCGTCTACTCGCGTGGCTCGCAGGACGTCCACAAGGTGCGGCCGGGGGAGCTCCCGCGCGGCCTGAGCTTCACAGCCGAAAACCCCTGGATCGCCCAGGAGTGGGCCAGCGGGACGAACTATTGCTCGTACTCGGTCTGCCACAACGGTCAGGTCAAAGCGCACGCCGTCTACCCGGTGAGCTACGCGATCGACGGCACGTCATGTCTGACCTTCGAGTCGATCCGGCACGACGGCATCACCGCTTGGGTGCGTGACTGCGTCAAGGCGTTCAATTTCACCGGGCAGATCGGACTGGATTTCATCGAGGTGCCCGGCCGTGGGCTCTTCAGCGTCGAATGTAATCCCCGGTCCACCAGCGGAATTCTGTTGTTCGATCCGGCAACCGGGGTCGACAGGGCATTTTTCGGGGTGAACGATGAGGTCATCACGCCCGAGCCGGGTGCGCGCAAGATGCTGGGCCCGGGAATGCTGATGTACGGGTGGCGCAAATCGTCGTTGGACGGCAACACCTTCCGCGGATTCCTGCGCGATTACCGGCGCACCGACGGGGTCATCTTCTCGCGCCGGGACCCGCTGCCGAGCCTGGCGCTGCCCCTCGCGATGGGAAACATTCTCGCCGAGGCCGCCCGCTATCGGGTCAACATTCCCGAGGCCTTCATGCACGATCACGAGTGGGACGGCAGCCCGCTGCCGGCCTGA
- a CDS encoding dynamin-like GTPase family protein, whose protein sequence is MSTSEQVRAILGGTLRAYQAEPAYRERPDVFHELQRIAARLNEPMRIALAGTLKAGKSTLVNALVGETVAPTDATEATRIVTWFRHGPTPKVIANHRGGRRSHVPIMRDGGLGFDLSRLNPNDVVDLDVQWPADELIATTIIDTPGTSSLARDVSARTHRLLVPEDGMPRVDAVVFLLRTLNAADIALLKQIGDLVGGAAGALGIIGVASRADEIGAGRIDAMLSAEDVAKRFTRELSQTGVCQAVVPVSGLLALTARTLRQSEFGALQKLAAVDAAELHKAMLSADRFVRPDSPLPVDADTRSRLLERFGMFGIRISIAVLKAGVTDAAGLADELLERSGLVALRTVIDQQFAQRSDMLKAHTALVSLRGFVQAYPIAGTPHILADIDPLLADTHAFEELRLLSQLHSRSTAFHDEELASLRRIIGGSGTDAASRLGLSPEDYQDAPRAAFAAAQRWRRRAEHPLNDPFTTRACRAAVRSAEAMVAAFAARDSGVRPR, encoded by the coding sequence GTGAGCACCAGCGAGCAGGTCCGCGCCATCCTGGGCGGAACCCTTCGCGCCTACCAGGCGGAGCCGGCCTACCGCGAGCGGCCCGACGTCTTCCACGAATTGCAGCGCATCGCCGCCCGGCTCAACGAACCGATGCGCATCGCGCTGGCCGGCACCCTGAAGGCCGGCAAGTCCACCCTGGTCAACGCGCTGGTCGGGGAAACCGTCGCGCCCACCGACGCCACCGAGGCCACCCGAATCGTCACCTGGTTTCGGCACGGGCCCACACCGAAGGTCATCGCCAACCATCGTGGGGGTCGTCGTTCTCATGTGCCGATCATGCGCGACGGCGGACTCGGCTTCGACCTGAGCAGGCTGAACCCGAACGACGTCGTTGACCTCGACGTGCAATGGCCCGCCGACGAGCTGATCGCCACCACGATCATCGACACGCCGGGAACCTCGTCGCTGGCACGTGACGTCTCCGCGCGCACGCACCGGCTGCTGGTGCCCGAGGACGGAATGCCGCGGGTGGACGCGGTGGTGTTCTTGCTGCGCACCCTCAACGCCGCCGACATCGCGCTCCTCAAACAGATCGGTGACCTGGTCGGCGGGGCGGCGGGGGCGCTGGGCATCATCGGCGTGGCGTCGCGGGCCGACGAGATCGGCGCCGGGCGGATCGACGCCATGCTCTCGGCCGAAGACGTCGCCAAGAGATTCACCCGCGAGCTGAGCCAGACCGGCGTCTGCCAGGCGGTGGTGCCGGTGTCGGGGCTGTTGGCGCTGACCGCCCGCACGCTGCGCCAGTCGGAGTTCGGCGCCCTGCAGAAACTCGCCGCTGTCGATGCCGCCGAATTGCACAAGGCCATGCTCAGCGCGGACCGCTTCGTCCGTCCCGACAGTCCGTTGCCGGTGGACGCCGACACGCGTAGCCGGCTGCTCGAGCGGTTCGGCATGTTCGGCATCCGGATCTCGATCGCCGTGCTCAAGGCCGGCGTCACCGATGCGGCGGGGCTCGCCGATGAACTGCTGGAACGCAGCGGGCTGGTCGCTTTGCGCACTGTCATCGATCAACAGTTCGCGCAGCGCTCCGACATGCTCAAGGCGCACACCGCGCTGGTGTCGTTGCGCGGGTTCGTGCAGGCGTACCCGATCGCCGGCACGCCGCACATCCTCGCCGACATCGACCCGTTGCTGGCCGACACCCACGCCTTCGAGGAGCTGCGGCTGCTCAGCCAGCTGCATTCGCGCTCGACGGCGTTCCACGACGAAGAGCTTGCCTCGCTGCGGCGCATCATCGGCGGTTCGGGCACCGACGCGGCCAGCCGGCTGGGGTTGTCCCCCGAGGACTACCAGGACGCACCGCGCGCCGCGTTCGCCGCCGCACAACGCTGGCGCCGCCGCGCCGAGCACCCGCTCAACGACCCGTTCACCACTAGGGCGTGCCGCGCGGCGGTGCGCAGCGCCGAAGCGATGGTGGCGGCTTTCGCCGCGCGCGATAGCGGGGTCCGGCCGCGTTGA
- a CDS encoding L,D-transpeptidase, whose translation MRADVRCVLAVVGIAAGVVAGPTGTSAAAANQPHDFAIASVLPAPGATVGVAHPVVVTFDAPVANRHAAERAIAVTSTPAMTGTFEWLDNKVVQWVPAHYWPAHSTVALSVEGRPTEFKTGPKVVGVANITDHTFTVTVDGVDAAPPPTPHHRPHFGEEGVLPASMGRPEFPTPVGNYTVLSKDRSVLMDSSSVGIPVDDPSGYLLNVDYAVRITNRGLFVHSAPWAVQSLGLENVSHGCISLSPEDAEWYYNTVNVGDPVIVKQDLWERPPS comes from the coding sequence ATGCGGGCGGACGTTCGGTGTGTTCTTGCGGTGGTCGGAATCGCTGCGGGCGTGGTGGCCGGGCCGACTGGCACCAGCGCGGCGGCGGCGAACCAGCCGCATGACTTCGCCATCGCGTCGGTGCTGCCGGCGCCGGGCGCGACGGTGGGTGTCGCGCATCCCGTCGTGGTGACGTTCGACGCGCCGGTCGCGAACCGGCACGCCGCCGAGCGCGCCATCGCCGTCACGTCGACGCCCGCGATGACGGGCACGTTCGAATGGCTCGACAACAAGGTCGTGCAGTGGGTCCCGGCCCACTACTGGCCGGCGCACAGCACGGTGGCGCTGTCGGTGGAAGGCCGGCCCACGGAATTCAAAACGGGCCCGAAGGTCGTCGGCGTCGCCAACATCACCGACCACACGTTCACGGTGACCGTCGACGGAGTCGATGCGGCCCCCCCACCGACTCCGCACCACCGTCCCCACTTCGGCGAGGAGGGCGTGCTGCCCGCGTCGATGGGTAGGCCGGAATTCCCGACGCCGGTCGGCAACTACACCGTCTTGTCCAAAGACCGCTCGGTGCTTATGGATTCGAGCAGCGTCGGCATTCCGGTCGACGATCCCAGCGGTTACCTGCTCAACGTCGACTACGCCGTCCGGATCACCAACCGCGGCCTGTTCGTGCACTCCGCCCCCTGGGCGGTCCAATCACTGGGACTGGAGAACGTCAGCCACGGCTGCATCAGCCTGAGCCCCGAAGACGCCGAGTGGTACTACAACACGGTCAATGTCGGTGACCCGGTGATCGTCAAGCAGGACCTCTGGGAGCGGCCGCCTTCCTGA
- a CDS encoding Hsp70 family protein, whose translation MSTESRRALGLSAGTANLAAITADRAVTRASVLTLYQRRPPEVGVPSENPHLDEPGLVVTDFVDRVGDPVGIVAADGSTHRGEALLADALRALAYAATAGRPLPEATAVAYPAHWRPAAVEALRTGLCRVPEWSGGSECVSLVSDAVGALTALQTNPGLPIRGIVAVCDFGAGGTNVTLVDAANGYQPIGATVRHTDFSGELIDQALLAHVVAELSSAGSIDVSATSAIGSLTRLRAECRAAKQRLSASTATTLPADLPGFRGDIRLTRIELNEAIDQPLDQFVHVLQDTLARNGIRATDLVAIASVGGGAAIPEITTRLSERFRAPVITSPRPHLAAATGAALQAARGPADDSATKLAAAARVAAPAPLAEPTLQDIAPVSTAMPALAWSEAGDESGGLSLAADQPPDRADDDVPGPSAAPPFQFGDETGYARPDLRFEQQPVPDTAQPADIAWYRRPLVLVLGAAAAVLALSAVIMLALSHGSTGTPATSTPGVSTTPRPSPPPSPAQTNPAPAQQAPVQTSTAAPVPQSTSTVPAPTTTEPPPSTTEPPPTTTEPPPPSTTATATTSPPAPPPPSATDNPPTSVQVPQIPRIPRIPGIPTIPPIP comes from the coding sequence ATGTCAACGGAATCAAGACGGGCGCTGGGGCTGTCAGCCGGGACCGCCAACCTGGCAGCCATAACGGCCGATCGGGCGGTGACACGCGCGTCGGTGCTGACGCTCTACCAACGTCGCCCGCCCGAGGTTGGCGTTCCCTCCGAGAACCCCCACCTCGACGAGCCCGGCTTGGTGGTCACCGACTTCGTCGACCGGGTGGGAGACCCGGTCGGGATCGTGGCCGCCGACGGCTCCACGCATCGCGGCGAGGCGTTGCTGGCGGACGCGTTGCGTGCCCTCGCCTACGCCGCGACCGCCGGGCGCCCGCTGCCGGAGGCGACGGCCGTGGCCTATCCCGCGCACTGGCGCCCCGCCGCGGTGGAGGCGTTGCGCACGGGGCTGTGCCGGGTGCCCGAATGGTCGGGCGGTTCGGAATGCGTGTCGCTGGTCTCGGACGCCGTGGGCGCGCTGACCGCCCTGCAGACCAACCCGGGTCTGCCCATCCGCGGGATCGTCGCGGTGTGCGACTTCGGCGCCGGTGGAACCAACGTCACCCTCGTCGATGCCGCCAACGGCTACCAGCCCATCGGTGCCACGGTGCGCCACACCGATTTCTCCGGAGAGCTGATCGACCAAGCTCTGCTGGCCCACGTCGTGGCGGAGCTGTCGTCCGCCGGTTCCATCGATGTCTCGGCCACGTCGGCGATCGGATCGCTGACCCGGCTGCGGGCCGAATGCCGGGCGGCCAAGCAGCGGCTTTCGGCCAGTACGGCGACCACACTGCCCGCCGATCTGCCGGGCTTCCGCGGGGATATCCGGCTCACCAGAATCGAACTCAACGAAGCGATCGATCAGCCACTGGACCAGTTCGTCCATGTCCTACAAGACACACTGGCGCGCAACGGAATTCGTGCGACCGACCTGGTTGCCATCGCCTCCGTGGGCGGTGGAGCGGCGATCCCGGAGATCACCACGAGGCTGTCCGAGCGCTTTCGCGCGCCGGTCATCACGTCACCACGGCCGCACCTGGCAGCGGCCACCGGCGCGGCGCTGCAGGCCGCGCGCGGGCCGGCCGACGACAGCGCAACGAAATTGGCCGCCGCGGCACGCGTGGCGGCGCCAGCACCGCTTGCGGAACCGACTCTGCAGGACATAGCGCCGGTGTCAACCGCCATGCCCGCACTGGCGTGGTCGGAGGCCGGGGACGAATCGGGGGGGCTATCGCTGGCCGCCGACCAACCTCCGGACAGGGCCGACGATGATGTCCCAGGTCCGTCCGCGGCTCCGCCGTTTCAGTTCGGCGACGAGACCGGTTACGCCCGGCCCGATCTGCGGTTCGAGCAACAACCCGTCCCCGACACGGCCCAACCCGCCGACATCGCCTGGTATCGGCGGCCATTGGTGCTGGTTCTCGGTGCGGCCGCAGCGGTGCTGGCCCTTAGTGCAGTGATCATGCTGGCTTTGAGTCACGGTTCCACCGGCACACCGGCTACGTCGACACCCGGCGTCAGCACCACGCCGCGACCGTCACCGCCGCCTTCCCCGGCGCAGACAAACCCGGCCCCGGCGCAGCAGGCCCCCGTGCAGACCAGCACGGCCGCACCGGTTCCGCAGTCGACGAGCACCGTACCCGCGCCGACCACCACCGAACCGCCACCGAGCACCACCGAACCGCCGCCGACGACCACCGAACCGCCGCCGCCGAGCACCACCGCAACAGCCACGACGTCGCCACCGGCACCGCCACCACCGTCGGCTACGGACAATCCGCCGACATCGGTTCAGGTACCGCAGATTCCGCGCATACCCCGCATCCCTGGGATCCCGACCATCCCGCCCATCCCCTAG
- a CDS encoding alpha/beta fold hydrolase produces the protein MNDAPDATPNDGFEFVTAEPGVELAVRRSGDGPPVLLIGGLGMPSITWDVSGLPRSLVDSGFQVIAYNARGMSPSSAPPAPYSVTDLAGDAAAILDHFRSGPATVIGYSMGCYTAQTLLRNRPELVRALVLFAGLQPSPVSALVGEMELGLIERYGEVPREVLVFEQLLTTLHSPMLQDPATVRGWHQLLSAGYDSGWAGPDGFKGQLTASQQWIAAGEPTPEHLRAIDVPTLVLAFEHDLFFPPALCEATAQLIPTAEFVRIDGAGHGGIFTGPGDSTATITRFCRAHRGS, from the coding sequence ATGAACGACGCCCCGGACGCAACGCCGAACGACGGCTTCGAGTTCGTCACCGCGGAGCCGGGCGTCGAACTGGCGGTGCGCCGATCCGGTGACGGCCCGCCCGTTCTCCTGATCGGCGGCCTCGGCATGCCGAGCATCACGTGGGACGTCTCCGGACTTCCCCGGTCCTTGGTCGATTCCGGATTCCAGGTCATCGCGTACAACGCGCGTGGAATGTCACCCTCCTCGGCGCCGCCCGCCCCGTACTCGGTGACCGACCTGGCCGGCGACGCGGCCGCCATCCTGGACCATTTCCGGAGCGGACCGGCCACGGTCATCGGCTACTCGATGGGCTGCTACACGGCGCAGACGCTGCTGCGCAACCGGCCGGAGTTGGTGCGCGCGCTGGTCTTATTCGCCGGACTGCAGCCCTCGCCGGTGAGTGCGCTGGTCGGGGAGATGGAACTCGGCCTGATCGAGCGCTACGGCGAGGTGCCGCGCGAGGTATTGGTCTTCGAGCAATTGCTGACCACCCTGCACTCGCCGATGCTGCAAGATCCGGCGACGGTGCGGGGCTGGCACCAACTGCTGTCGGCCGGTTACGACAGCGGGTGGGCCGGACCCGACGGGTTCAAGGGGCAGCTGACGGCGTCGCAGCAGTGGATCGCGGCCGGGGAGCCCACCCCCGAACATCTGCGCGCGATCGACGTGCCCACGCTGGTCCTCGCGTTCGAACACGACCTGTTCTTTCCGCCGGCCCTCTGCGAGGCGACCGCACAACTGATCCCCACCGCCGAGTTCGTCCGCATCGACGGCGCGGGCCACGGCGGCATCTTCACCGGCCCCGGCGACAGCACCGCCACGATCACCCGGTTCTGCCGCGCCCACCGCGGGAGTTGA
- a CDS encoding Rv0340 family IniB-related protein, protein MANALLDFVMSLVRDPQAAARYAADPAQAIADAHLTGVTSADVNHLIPMVSDSLSMSTPGGTGGTTEHGNVWASGAATAAFDAFPMHAPVQDSGETDGHGLTGHVIDHPPVGGGGEAPGAWTDANPEPLELHDPSATIAAPDEMPDQPVHDGGFGMDGPGGWDHSAADSHPVENEHHGFDPHFG, encoded by the coding sequence ATGGCAAATGCATTGCTTGACTTTGTGATGTCACTTGTGCGCGACCCGCAAGCCGCCGCGCGCTACGCGGCAGATCCCGCACAAGCGATCGCCGACGCTCACCTGACCGGTGTCACCAGCGCCGATGTGAATCATTTGATCCCGATGGTGTCGGATTCGCTGTCGATGTCCACTCCGGGCGGTACCGGCGGCACCACCGAGCACGGCAATGTGTGGGCGAGCGGGGCGGCCACGGCCGCGTTCGACGCGTTCCCGATGCACGCGCCGGTCCAAGATTCGGGGGAAACCGATGGGCACGGCCTGACCGGCCACGTCATCGATCACCCGCCGGTCGGCGGCGGCGGCGAGGCCCCGGGGGCTTGGACAGATGCCAATCCTGAGCCACTCGAGCTGCATGATCCATCGGCGACGATCGCTGCGCCCGACGAAATGCCTGATCAGCCAGTCCACGACGGCGGATTCGGGATGGACGGCCCGGGAGGATGGGATCACTCCGCGGCCGACAGCCACCCCGTCGAGAATGAGCATCACGGATTCGACCCACACTTCGGGTGA
- a CDS encoding dynamin family protein, protein MTQPDDPRRVNVIVELIDHTSTIADLNGRGDLSQRLAWARERITDPHTRVVIAGQLKQGKSQLLNSLLNMPVARVGDDEATVLITVVAYGDPPSARIVLAPGPNGLAETADVSISDLQTDLRQAPQAAGRDVLQVEVSAPSPMLQGGLTFIDTPGVGGHGQPHLSATLGLLPDADAILMVSDASQELTEPEMRFVQQAHQICPVGVLLATKTDLYPHWREIVNANIRHLQRARVPMPVLPVSSLLRSHAITLNDKELNEESNFPAIVKFLSEDVLSRRNDQVRDQVLDEIRSAAEHLTLTVRSELAALGDADVGGRLTEDLEQRKREAEDALQQTALWQQLLNDGIADLTGDVDHDLRARFRAITEDAERVIDSCDPTRHWAEIGVDVENSVATAVGDNFVWAYQRAKALAQEVARVFVEAGLGAVAMPELSAHAMGAEFGQLKSLARLEAKPMGKGHKMVTGMRGSYGGMVMVGMLSSVAGLGLFNPLSVGAGLVMGRMAYKEDKENRLLRARNEAKTNLRRFIDDVSFVVGKESRDRLKTIQRQLRDHYRGIANQATRSLNESLQATIAAARLEETERDNRIRELERQLNILTQVTDNVDKLAPAVTRV, encoded by the coding sequence GTGACTCAGCCCGACGACCCGCGCCGGGTCAACGTGATCGTCGAACTGATCGATCACACCAGCACGATCGCCGACCTCAACGGCCGCGGCGACCTGAGCCAGCGGCTCGCATGGGCCCGCGAACGCATCACCGACCCCCACACCCGGGTGGTGATCGCCGGTCAGCTCAAGCAGGGCAAGAGCCAGTTGCTCAACTCGCTGCTCAACATGCCCGTCGCGCGAGTCGGGGACGACGAGGCCACGGTGCTGATCACCGTCGTCGCCTATGGCGACCCGCCGTCGGCGCGAATCGTCCTGGCGCCGGGCCCGAACGGCCTAGCGGAAACCGCTGACGTCTCGATCTCCGATCTGCAGACGGACCTGCGTCAGGCTCCGCAGGCCGCCGGCCGCGACGTGCTCCAGGTGGAGGTCAGCGCGCCCAGCCCGATGCTGCAGGGAGGGCTCACCTTCATCGACACGCCCGGTGTGGGCGGTCACGGTCAGCCGCACCTGTCGGCCACACTGGGGTTGTTGCCCGACGCCGACGCGATCCTGATGGTCAGCGACGCGAGCCAGGAGTTGACCGAGCCGGAAATGCGGTTCGTGCAACAGGCCCACCAAATCTGTCCGGTCGGGGTGCTGCTGGCCACCAAGACCGATCTATATCCGCATTGGCGTGAGATCGTCAACGCCAACATCCGACACCTGCAGCGGGCCCGGGTACCGATGCCGGTGCTTCCGGTTTCGTCGCTGTTGCGCAGCCACGCCATCACGCTCAACGACAAGGAACTCAATGAGGAGTCCAACTTCCCGGCGATAGTCAAGTTCCTCAGCGAGGACGTGCTGTCCCGCCGCAACGACCAGGTCCGAGACCAGGTACTGGACGAAATTCGTTCTGCGGCAGAGCATTTGACGCTTACCGTGCGCTCTGAGCTGGCCGCTCTCGGCGACGCGGACGTCGGTGGGCGGCTCACCGAGGATTTGGAACAACGCAAACGCGAGGCCGAGGACGCGCTCCAGCAGACAGCGTTGTGGCAACAGCTGCTCAACGACGGAATCGCCGACCTGACCGGCGACGTGGACCATGATCTGCGGGCTCGCTTCCGGGCCATCACCGAGGACGCCGAGCGGGTGATCGACTCGTGCGACCCCACGCGGCACTGGGCCGAGATCGGGGTGGACGTGGAGAATTCCGTCGCCACGGCCGTCGGCGACAATTTCGTCTGGGCCTACCAGCGCGCCAAGGCCCTCGCCCAGGAAGTGGCCCGCGTGTTCGTCGAGGCGGGGCTGGGTGCGGTCGCCATGCCCGAGCTCAGCGCGCACGCCATGGGTGCGGAGTTCGGTCAGCTCAAGTCCCTGGCCAGGCTGGAGGCCAAGCCCATGGGCAAAGGCCACAAGATGGTGACGGGTATGCGCGGCTCCTACGGCGGCATGGTGATGGTCGGCATGCTCTCCTCGGTCGCCGGGCTGGGCCTGTTCAACCCGCTGTCGGTGGGAGCCGGGTTGGTGATGGGCCGCATGGCGTACAAGGAGGACAAGGAGAACCGGCTGCTGCGGGCGCGCAACGAGGCCAAAACCAACCTGCGGCGTTTCATCGACGATGTCTCCTTCGTGGTCGGCAAGGAGTCACGTGACCGGCTCAAGACGATCCAACGTCAGCTGCGCGACCATTACCGCGGCATCGCCAACCAGGCCACCCGCTCGCTCAACGAATCGCTGCAGGCGACCATCGCCGCCGCGCGGTTAGAGGAAACTGAGCGTGACAACCGAATCCGGGAGCTGGAGCGGCAGTTGAACATCCTGACCCAGGTCACCGACAACGTCGACAAGCTCGCGCCCGCGGTGACACGGGTGTGA